One region of Natronobacterium texcoconense genomic DNA includes:
- a CDS encoding HVO_2922 family protein, which translates to MSELLAVETQKSRTDVAAILRALADQIDSGETIRVSADDRNESLRLADSLSFELEIERESNGDQEIELELEVEWLEPAEAEDGAESEGRETESVTAFDEVDLSEPIESLGQFQLFKDRADEWRWRLVHRNGNVIATSGEGYTTKRNAKKGIRSVLRNAPGAAITETDESA; encoded by the coding sequence ATGAGCGAACTACTCGCGGTCGAGACGCAGAAGTCACGAACGGACGTCGCCGCTATTCTCCGCGCACTCGCCGATCAGATCGATAGTGGAGAGACGATCCGGGTCTCCGCCGACGATCGGAACGAGTCGCTCCGACTCGCGGACTCACTCTCTTTCGAACTCGAGATCGAACGGGAGTCGAACGGTGACCAGGAGATCGAACTGGAACTCGAGGTGGAGTGGTTGGAGCCGGCCGAAGCCGAAGACGGTGCCGAATCGGAGGGCCGGGAAACGGAGTCCGTAACCGCGTTCGACGAGGTCGATCTGTCGGAGCCGATCGAAAGTCTCGGCCAATTCCAGCTGTTCAAGGATCGAGCGGACGAGTGGCGGTGGCGGCTCGTCCATCGGAACGGGAACGTGATCGCGACGAGTGGAGAGGGGTATACGACCAAACGAAACGCAAAGAAGGGGATTCGAAGCGTCCTCCGGAACGCACCTGGTGCAGCGATTACTGAGACGGACGAATCGGCGTGA
- a CDS encoding ABC transporter ATP-binding protein, whose protein sequence is MATSEQTRSDARADDVVMSAEDVTVRFDMDRGESRVLDSVSMDVRRNEILGVVGESGSGKSMFADALLDAVVDPGQVSGSITYYPEDDEPVDVLNLGPDELRRFRWERVSMVFQGAMNSFNPTMDIQGHFVETLTAHDYPVDEGLEHAKELLEALYLDPDRILDSYPHELSGGMSQRTLIALSLVLEPDVLVMDEPTAALDLLMQRSILSLLETVKEEYDLTIVFITHDLPLVTGLADRLAVLYAFDFVEVGDAGAIFENPSHPYTRSLLKAIPTLDTPLEDVTPIEGSSPDPVSLPDGCTYHPRCPLADQQCELEDPAFQDVSPEDDHRAACFHWEDAAEEIPFSQGENDAETEPRARLEGEQSDEPILSLSDVEVHFDQQVGLLEGLFSEPSPVRAVDGVDLDLYENDVVALVGESGCGKTTLGKTVVAAQRPTGGRLEYDGQDVWAAKDGTGEVSIPFEEIRKSLQIIHQDPGSSLNPNRTVMANLEVPLKQWNEEMDYADREKRILAMLEHVGMSPPEDYAHRYPHQLSGGEQQRVALIRALSMNPGVIFADEAVSALDVSLRVEMMDLMLELQEVFDTSYLFTSHNLSNARYLSASVGGRIAVMYLGEIVEIGPGEEVISNPKHPYTKILKWSTEDADADGEVEGSPLRNIDIPDPIDPPSGCSFHTRCPKARTACTQEDPLLTHDDTDHHAACFRDYSDDHPYWESDPLEETGEGDK, encoded by the coding sequence ATGGCGACGAGCGAACAGACTCGCTCGGACGCTCGAGCGGACGACGTGGTGATGAGCGCTGAGGACGTGACGGTACGGTTCGACATGGACCGGGGAGAGTCTCGCGTGCTCGACTCCGTGAGCATGGACGTCCGTCGGAACGAGATCCTCGGCGTCGTCGGCGAATCCGGCTCGGGGAAGTCGATGTTCGCGGACGCACTGCTGGACGCCGTCGTCGATCCGGGGCAGGTCAGCGGTTCGATCACCTACTATCCCGAAGACGACGAGCCGGTCGACGTCCTAAACCTGGGGCCCGACGAACTCCGTCGGTTCCGCTGGGAACGCGTCTCGATGGTGTTCCAGGGTGCGATGAACTCGTTCAATCCGACGATGGATATCCAGGGCCACTTCGTCGAAACGCTGACGGCTCACGACTACCCCGTCGACGAGGGGTTAGAACACGCCAAAGAGCTCCTGGAAGCACTCTACCTCGATCCGGATCGCATCCTCGATTCGTATCCGCACGAACTGAGCGGCGGGATGTCACAGCGGACGCTCATCGCACTGAGTCTCGTGCTGGAGCCGGACGTGCTGGTGATGGACGAGCCGACCGCCGCCCTGGACCTGCTGATGCAACGGTCGATACTGAGTCTGCTGGAGACGGTCAAAGAGGAGTACGACCTCACCATCGTCTTCATCACGCACGACCTCCCGCTGGTGACGGGGTTGGCGGATCGACTGGCCGTCCTCTACGCCTTCGACTTCGTCGAAGTCGGCGACGCCGGGGCGATCTTCGAGAACCCCTCGCATCCGTACACGCGGTCGTTACTGAAGGCTATCCCGACGCTCGACACCCCGCTCGAGGACGTCACTCCTATCGAGGGGTCGAGCCCCGACCCCGTTTCCCTCCCGGACGGCTGTACGTACCATCCACGGTGTCCGCTCGCGGACCAGCAGTGCGAACTCGAGGACCCGGCGTTTCAGGACGTCTCGCCCGAGGACGATCACCGTGCCGCCTGCTTCCACTGGGAAGACGCTGCGGAGGAGATTCCGTTCTCGCAGGGTGAAAACGACGCAGAGACAGAGCCACGGGCCCGACTCGAGGGAGAACAGTCCGACGAACCGATCCTCTCGCTGTCCGACGTCGAAGTCCACTTCGACCAGCAGGTCGGTCTCCTCGAGGGGCTGTTCTCCGAACCGAGTCCCGTTCGTGCGGTCGACGGCGTCGATCTGGATCTCTACGAGAACGACGTCGTCGCACTCGTCGGCGAGAGCGGCTGTGGAAAGACGACGCTCGGGAAGACCGTCGTCGCCGCCCAGCGACCGACTGGCGGACGTCTCGAGTACGACGGACAGGACGTCTGGGCCGCCAAAGACGGCACGGGAGAGGTGTCGATCCCCTTCGAGGAGATCAGGAAGTCGCTGCAGATCATCCATCAGGATCCGGGGAGTTCGCTCAACCCCAACCGGACGGTCATGGCGAACCTCGAGGTCCCGCTCAAACAGTGGAACGAGGAGATGGATTACGCCGACCGCGAGAAACGGATCCTCGCGATGCTCGAACACGTCGGTATGTCGCCACCGGAGGACTACGCTCACCGGTATCCACATCAGCTAAGCGGTGGCGAACAACAGCGGGTCGCACTGATTCGCGCGCTCTCGATGAATCCTGGCGTGATCTTCGCAGACGAAGCCGTCTCCGCGCTGGACGTCTCGTTGCGCGTCGAAATGATGGACCTGATGCTCGAGCTGCAGGAGGTGTTCGACACCTCGTACCTGTTTACTTCGCACAACCTCTCGAACGCGCGGTACCTGTCGGCCAGCGTCGGCGGCCGCATCGCAGTCATGTACCTCGGAGAGATCGTCGAGATCGGCCCCGGCGAGGAGGTCATCTCGAACCCGAAACACCCGTACACGAAGATCCTGAAGTGGTCGACCGAGGACGCCGACGCGGACGGTGAGGTCGAGGGCTCCCCGCTGCGCAACATCGATATTCCAGACCCGATCGATCCCCCGAGCGGGTGCTCGTTCCACACCCGCTGTCCGAAGGCGCGAACGGCCTGTACGCAGGAGGATCCGCTGTTGACTCACGACGACACCGACCACCACGCGGCCTGCTTCAGAGACTACTCGGACGACCACCCCTACTGGGAGAGCGACCCGCTCGAGGAGACCGGAGAGGGTGACAAATGA
- a CDS encoding mandelate racemase/muconate lactonizing enzyme family protein — MRTTVTSVEAIPVEVPVAPLEEGGLAPYSSNHDEVETVGRTLVRVGTDDGVTGWGEMLTAMQSARVTCAVIEDVIEPNLVGRRLEDIGEFLDSFYYPYVKTRPFLGAVETALWDALGTVRDASVSEMLGGGVRDSVDVAYCLGMHSIEDSRRYARRAVEEGFDVLKTKAGPDWKHDVERIRAIHEATDGELELRIDPNQGWSTDEAVRVGAMLEDDGIYLQYMEQPCRIDSYGTYERLRQRLRHPIAVNEDTYFPRNLYYLCERSAADVACVDLVPAGGLTAVREQIAVAERAGLSLTHHNGFDLGIKQAAVLHLYASTPALNLAPDSVYYGWADYILSEPLVVDNGAIAVPDGSGLGIDVDEGKVETYRID; from the coding sequence ATGAGAACGACAGTTACGAGTGTCGAAGCCATCCCAGTCGAGGTGCCGGTCGCACCGCTCGAGGAAGGTGGGCTGGCTCCCTACAGCAGCAACCACGACGAGGTCGAAACGGTCGGTCGAACGCTCGTCCGAGTCGGAACCGACGATGGCGTGACTGGCTGGGGAGAAATGTTGACCGCGATGCAGTCCGCTCGAGTGACCTGTGCCGTAATCGAAGACGTGATCGAACCGAATCTCGTCGGCCGCCGACTCGAGGATATCGGAGAGTTCCTCGACTCGTTTTACTATCCGTACGTGAAGACCCGGCCGTTTCTCGGCGCCGTCGAAACCGCACTGTGGGACGCACTCGGGACGGTCCGCGACGCCTCCGTCTCCGAAATGCTCGGTGGTGGCGTCCGAGACTCGGTCGACGTCGCCTACTGTCTGGGGATGCACTCGATCGAGGATTCGCGGCGATACGCCCGGCGTGCAGTAGAGGAGGGGTTCGACGTCCTCAAGACGAAAGCCGGACCGGACTGGAAACACGACGTCGAGCGGATTCGGGCGATACACGAGGCGACCGACGGGGAGCTCGAACTTCGGATCGACCCGAACCAGGGCTGGTCGACCGACGAGGCCGTTCGCGTCGGCGCGATGCTCGAGGACGACGGGATCTACCTGCAGTACATGGAGCAACCCTGTCGGATCGACAGCTACGGCACCTACGAACGACTCCGCCAGCGGCTCCGACACCCGATTGCCGTCAACGAGGACACGTACTTCCCCCGGAACCTGTACTACCTCTGTGAGCGCTCAGCGGCCGACGTCGCCTGCGTCGACCTCGTCCCCGCAGGAGGACTGACCGCTGTCCGGGAACAAATCGCGGTCGCAGAGCGGGCGGGACTCTCCCTCACGCATCATAACGGGTTCGACCTGGGAATTAAGCAGGCGGCCGTGTTGCACCTGTACGCTAGCACGCCCGCCCTGAATCTCGCACCGGATTCAGTCTACTACGGCTGGGCCGATTACATCCTGTCGGAACCGCTCGTGGTCGACAACGGAGCAATAGCTGTTCCCGACGGCTCCGGACTAGGGATCGACGTTGACGAAGGGAAAGTGGAGACGTACCGTATCGACTGA